Proteins from one Podospora pseudoanserina strain CBS 124.78 chromosome 1, whole genome shotgun sequence genomic window:
- a CDS encoding hypothetical protein (COG:G; EggNog:ENOG503P1B0) — MGILKYLAVAGLVASTSSSSLPDVCTTAFVESSLPAPDFFPGLELIAGSVTAQAVTNFTAPPDSTHPGATGRDFCNVTFAYRHVGRPTDRVNLWLYLPNPAQFKKRFLATGGGGLSMTLGARGLATGLSYGAVSITTDAGFGGFDSDLSRVILYGNGAMNYDALIAYSYRAMHEMTVLGKELTRKFYNASNSTKIYSYFHGCSEGGREGMSQVQKYGTTFDGISVGSPAFRHPIFHYHGPLSQRKLNYFPSVCELSRITADAIAFCDPLDGKTDGVVARTDLCFARFNASSSIGKPYNCSAVPQLGQPPIAGTVSAKAAAVAAETWRGMYDSNNKLIHPFFAPSVEFGDSITILNPATNQLEPFPNPLSPAVVNLLIKEVYSPTLPLDEVSPDIVREWVNDSMAKYLSGIYTLWPDLTPFKSNGGKMIFWHGEADAAIPAVSSTMYQDKVRKTMYPGLGMQQGYAEMSKWNKLFLVPGGGHCDPGTVDPLGVFKPNSAAWPTEVLKSLMEWVEEGKDFERLEGIVQGGEKKGEKEGICGFPLRPVWGGNNGSDGKGRGKGKGKGKGQQQSEDEEELQCVFDQQSFEFFTPKLDSFLVDAY; from the coding sequence ATGGGAATTCTAAAATATTTGGCAGTGGCTGGCCTTGTAGCATCCACATCCAGTTCGAGCCTTCCCGATGTCTGCACGACGGCTTTTGTTGAATCGTCTCTTCCGGCACCAGACTTCTTCCCAGGACTCGAACTAATCGCCGGTTCTGTCACAGCCCAGGCTGTCACCAACTTCACTGCTCCACCAGACAGCACCCATCCTGGCGCCACCGGTCGCGACTTTTGCAACGTCACTTTCGCCTACCGCCATGTCGGCCGCCCTACTGACCGAGTCAATCTCTGGCTCTACCTTCCAAATCCCGCCCAGTTCAAGAAGCGTTTCCTGGCtacaggaggaggagggctaTCCATGACTTTGGGCGCACGAGGACTCGCAACTGGTCTCAGCTATGGCGCTGTCTCCATCACGACCGATGCCGGCTTCGGCGGTTTCGACTCCGACCTCAGCCGTGTTATCCTCTACGGCAACGGCGCCATGAACTACGATGCCCTCATCGCCTACTCCTACAGGGCAATGCACGAAATGACTGTTCTCGGCAAGGAGCTTACCCGCAAGTTCTACAATGCCTCCAACTCGACCAAGATCTACTCCTACTTCCACGGCTGCTCCGAAGGTGGGCGCGAGGGTATGTCTCAAGTCCAAAAATACGGCACGACCTTTGACGGAATTTCTGTTGGTTCCCCTGCGTTCCGACATCCTATCTTCCACTACCACGGCCCTCTTTCTCAGCGCAAGCTCAACTACTTTCCCTCTGTTTGCGAGCTCTCACGCATCACCGCCGATGCTATTGCCTTCTGCGACCCCCTCGACGGCAAAACCGACGGCGTAGTCGCACGCACGGATCTCTGCTTCGCCCGCTTCAATGCCTCGTCCTCGATTGGAAAACCCTACAACTGCTCCGCTGTTCCCCAGCTTGGCCAGCCACCCATCGCCGGCACTGTTTccgccaaagccgccgccgtggcAGCCGAGACCTGGCGCGGCATGTacgactccaacaacaagctcatcCACCCATTCTTTGCTCCCTCGGTGGAGTTTGGTGACTCTATCACAAtcctcaaccccgccacGAACCAACTCGAGCCgttccccaaccctctctccccaGCGGTGGTCAATTTGCTGATCAAGGAAGTCTACTCTCCTACCTTGCCCCTGGATGAAGTCAGCCCTGATATTGTCCGCGAGTGGGTCAACGATTCAATGGCCAAGTACCTTTCTGGCATCTATACTCTCTGGCCGGATCTCACGCCGTTCAAGTCCAACGGTGGAAAGATGATATTCTGGCATGGGGAGGCTGATGCTGCGATTCCGGCGGTTTCATCAACCATGTATCAAGACAAGGTCAGGAAGACGATGTACCCTGGTTTGGGCATGCAGCAAGGTTACGCCGAGATGTCGAAATGGAACAAGCTGTTTTTGGTGCCTGGAGGTGGGCACTGCGATCCTGGGACGGTGGATCCTCTGGGGGTGTTTAAGCCCAACAGCGCGGCGTGGCCAACAGAGGTGCTGAAGAGTTTGATggagtgggtggaggaggggaaggattTTGAGAGATTGGAGGGGATTGTGCAGGGcggtgagaagaagggagagaaggaggggattTGCGGGTTTCCTCTGAGACCTGTTTGGGGCGGCAACAATGGAAGTGATGGCAAGGGCagggg
- a CDS encoding hypothetical protein (COG:O; EggNog:ENOG503NTYY) has translation MPRQTTQLPLRPAGPQAAKKPCVFFTQGRCRNGSTCSFFHDPVLVKLVGTGSTSTADQDDIASTSKITCHFYLKGACLKGDTCSFAHPESHRPPPVVDTKESLTDDTVAPEKDEPEDRPDDWMRQLGGAVIQFGHGAAVLKASLQSDFSAVRISQLPETSTLCQIFQALRQLGFAVSPDEIRFVPSPDPTHRIADVRVEDPAFARRLMSAVEDCQRSLGNDIKVIQINAPMPGGSGMHRVECKKVLCSWYRPFKTVWLNFTSHGLAETIRQKYASGRYKVLNMTVTSHAPKKSKAWTTVMLTEVPAEATEDDVTKSIPANMSPRNVETGTPSFRYNADVANAFVKSKLMEVGPLEWWEDAVFGGKRAKVKARFQDDGDAAKAASMLNGWELPFHKKGKLTVQAIYSARFKVQERIYQAIKPIIKEQSPMWQAKKVYLAAYEPAKFSSSRALKFEGEDNKAVAEAKRTLEQILEGRLATDKGKPIWSPAFTVNGEVFQKIKELEQLFGIVVIRNKKRSRVYLFGSEDKCKEAEPELAEIAQQDSSTANIIKLDAGQFAWALRGGFKSIAEILGRKATLNVVSEPKQIVVTGSTEDIKLAMDMVKAQNEFTESSTAKPSMTEDCSICWMEPENPLTTPCNHTYCTDCFESLCTSATSCSNTNFILQCEGSSSKCQQPLSLNFLQDHLSSQLFEDMLQASFKSYVSHRPDALRHCPTPDCGQIYRAATGTFTCPNCLTPVCTTCFVSHQGMTCADHKFVSSGGDIALKEAKQRLGIKDCPKCKTAMEKTDGCDHMTCGGCGTHICWNCLKTFGTGADCYAHMNRAHGGIGIDVRF, from the exons ATGCCTCGACAAACAACCCAGCTCCCCTTGCGCCCAGCTGGCCCGCAGGCAGCGAAGAAGCCCTGTGTATTCTTTACCCAAGGACGCTGTCGGAATGGGAGCACCTGCTCATTTTTCCATGATCCAGTGCTTGTCAAGCTAGTTGGGACCGGGTCAACTTCCACTGCCGATCAAGATGACATAGCTTCAACATCCAAGATCACTTGCCACTTCTACCTGAAAGGAGCCTGTTTGAAGGGAGACACTTGCTCTTTTGCTCACCCCGAATCTCACAGACCACCACCTGTGGTGGATACCAAAGAGTCTTTAACTGATGACACAGTTGCTCCAGAGAAG GATGAACCTGAAGACAGACCCGATGACTGGATGCGCCAGCTTGGTGGAGCTGTCATACAGTTCGGACACGGCGCCGCCGTCTTGAAGGCATCTCTCCAGTCAGACTTCTCCGCGGTCCGCATCAGTCAGCTGCCGGAAACGAGTACCCTGTGTCAAATCTTCCAAGCTCTCCGCCAGCTCGGATTCGCCGTCTCCCCTGATGAAATACGCTTCGTACCGAGCCCTGATCCAACCCATCGTATCGCTGATGTCCGCGTGGAGGATCCCGCCTTTGCAAGACGGCTCATGAGTGCTGTAGAAGACTGCCAAAGATCCCTTGGAAACGACATCAAAGTGATCCAAATCAACGCGCCTATGCCGGGGGGATCTGGGATGCACAGAGTCGAGTGTAAAAAGGTGCTCTGCTCCTGGTACCGCCCCTTCAAGACGGTCTGGCTGAATTTCACATCGCACGGTTTGGCCGAGACAATCCGCCAAAAGTACGCGAGTGGGAGGTACAAGGTTCTCAACATGACTGTAACGAGCCACGCACCCAAGAAAAGCAAAGCATGGACGACAGTTATGCTCACCGAAGTCCCTGCTGAAGCCACCGAAGACGATGTTACGAAGTCCATCCCGGCAAACATGTCGCCTAGAAACGTGGAGACTGGAACCCCGAGCTTTAGATACAATGCTGATGTGGCGAATGCTTTTGTCAAGTCGAAGTTGATGGAGGTTGGACCACTTGAATGGTGGGAGGACGCCGTGTTTGGTGGAAAGCGTGCGAAGGTGAAGGCTCGCTTCCAGGACGACGGCGATGCTGCCAAAGCGGCCTCGATGCTGAACGGATGGGAGCTTCCATTCCacaagaagggcaagctcACCGTCCAGGCTATCTATTCAGCACGATTCAAGGTCCAAGAACGCATATATCAAGCCatcaaacccatcatcaaggagCAGAGCCCCATGTGGCAAGCAAAAAAGGTGTACCTGGCTGCCTATGAGCCTGCCAAGTTCTCTTCTTCACGCGCCTTGAAgtttgaaggtgaagatAACAAGGCAGTTGCGGAAGCAAAGCGTACCTTGGAGCAGATATTGGAAGGACGTCTTGCCACCGACAAAGGCAAACCGATCTGGTCCCCTGCTTTCACCGTCAACGGCGAGGTCTTTCAGAAAATAAAGGAGCTTGAGCAGCTTTTCGGCATCGTGGTCATTCGCAACAAGAAACGATCGCGGGTGTATCTCTTCGGGTCGGAAGACAAATGCAAAGAAGCCGAACCAGAACTTGCAGAAATCGCCCAGCAGGACTCGTCAaccgccaacatcatcaagctgGACGCAGGCCAGTTTGCCTGGGCCTTACGAGGTGGCTTCAAGTCCATCGCCGAGATTCTCGGCCGCAAGGCCACCTTGAATGTTGTCTCAGAGCCCAAGCAGATCGTAGTGACGGGATCAACAGAAGACATCAAGCTCGCCATGGACATGGTCAAAGCCCAGAATGAATTCACCGAGAGTAGCACCGCCAAACCCTCCATGACTGAAGACTGCTCAATCTGCTGGATGGAACCCGAAAATccgctcaccaccccctgcaACCACACCTACTGCACTGACTGCTTCGAATCCCTCTGCACCTCTGCAACCTCttgcagcaacaccaacttCATCCTTCAATGCGAAGGAAGCTCGTCCAAATGCCAGCAACCCCTTTCCCTCAACTTTCTCCAAGACCATCTATCATCCCAGCTATTCGAAGACATGCTCCAAGCGTCCTTCAAGTCTTACGTCTCGCACCGGCCCGACGCCCTCCGCCACTGCCCAACCCCAGACTGCGGACAAATCTACCGCGCCGCCACTGGCACCTTTACCTGTCCCAACTGCCTCACCCCAGTATGTACCACCTGTTTTGTATCACACCAGGGCATGACTTGTGCCGATCACAAGTTTGTTTCGTCTGGCGGGGACATAGCCCTGAAGGAAGCCAAGCAGCGCTTGGGGATCAAGGATTGTCCCAAGTGCAAGACTGCCATGGAAAAGACGGACGGGTGCGACCACATGACTTGTGGCGGCTGCGGTACTCATATTTGCTGGAACTGTTTGAAGACGTTTGGGACGGGGGCTGACTGCTACGCGCATATGAATCGGGCGCATGGTGGCATCGGGATTGATGTCAGGTTTTGA
- a CDS encoding hypothetical protein (EggNog:ENOG503PHS9; COG:S), with the protein MPLNTAPILATTVYTGNWKREREYEDLQQELKEVTKRNLDIHHYKNKPLSNSQDFLSEAGTALSQLAWDDTEHPSKSEPYHAEFLSHLPPHTAVNSFEELGVYMSQAKYVISLGGSPLPDLKYGITIVPAGDESLLFMGYGDHADMPSEFRAEIHAKSKVVRKQVFDEEMKMCGSYVPHVGGGIEDFRLPPMDVLEKLFYAERVRQRRARYRELHGTRRSSDIGSQPSGDACAEHFLDEYSVPSPRSYSSRCTSMRTKPHHRRAQKLLMACDGCLRCSHNKRNQEIHRGRSCTIPISCQNLRNFFGNWPTATYG; encoded by the coding sequence ATGCCTCTCAACACGGCGCCAATACTAGCAACGACAGTGTACACCGGTAACTGGAAACGTGAACGGGAATACGAAGATCTGCAGCAGGAACTTAAAGAGGTCACGAAACGGAATCTCGACATTCACCACTACAAGAACAAGCCACTTTCAAATTCACAGGACTTCCTCAGCGAGGCTGGCACTGCCCTATCGCAGCTGGCATGGGACGACACCGAGCACCCATCCAAGTCCGAGCCCTATCACGCTGAATTCCTGTCTCATCTACCCCCTCACACAGCTGTCAACAGCTTCGAGGAGCTCGGGGTATACATGTCCCAGGCAAAGTATGTCATATCACTCGGTGGCTCCCCTCTGCCAGATCTGAAATATGGCATCACTATCGTGCCGGCCGGTGATGAATCGCTCCTGTTCATGGGCTATGGAGACCACGCAGATATGCCCTCCGAATTCAGGGCGGAAATACACGCCAAAAGCAAAGTGGTGCGGAAGCAGGTGTTTGACGAAGAAATGAAGATGTGTGGGAGCTATGTACCTCATGTGGGCGGGGGCATTGAGGATTTTAGGCTGCCCCCTATGGATGTGCTGGAGAAGTTGTTTTACGCCGAAAGAGTTCGACAAAGGAGGGCTAGATATCGAGAACTTCATGGCACGAGACGCTCAAGTGACATTGGATCGCAGCCATCAGGTGACGCTTGTGCTGAGCACTTTCTGGATGAGTATTCTGTGCCATCACCTCGCTCCTATAGCTCACGCTGTACATCCATGCGGACGaaaccccatcaccgccgagCGCAGAAATTGCTGATGGCTTGCGACGGTTGTTTACGCTGCAGTCACAACAAGAGGAATCAGGAGATACACAGGGGCAGGAGCTGTACCATCCCGATAAGCTGTCAGAACTTGCGCAATTTCTTTGGCAACTGGCCGACGGCAACGTACGGGTAA
- a CDS encoding hypothetical protein (CAZy:GH43; COG:G; EggNog:ENOG503P1F3) — translation MYSVLFLAFLPLGVLSSPRTTLGNLDFPDPSVTFDPATSKWYAFATSGNKNNVQVAWSPSFPSFTSADARWTLLNKIDLLPTPGDWVNDTLPLIWAPDVHFIPQTKTYVMYYSGRLSGSPYHCIGVAVSKTSILGPYTPHPHPFACPDHDGGAIDSSGFFDAETNRRYVIYKVDGSAKGKGGPCGNGDKPGFPTPFVLQEVDISDGFTPVGPATTVLDRIPEIDGPLIEAPNLVKTKRGRYVLFYSSHCYNTVEYDVRYAVAENIKGPWVRMGELIGRATQDYGFVAPGGASAVQGGEGGMVFHADCEAGRCMYETSWGVGEKGEVVLSDA, via the coding sequence ATGTATTCGGTACTATTTCTAGCATTCTTGCCTTTGGGGGTGCTCTCCTCACCCCGCACTACATTGGGGAACCTCGACTTCCCTGACCCTTCCGTCACATTTGACCCAGCAACCTCCAAGTGGTACGCCTTTGCCACCTCCGGGAACAAGAACAATGTCCAAGTGGCCTGGTCCCCTTCCTTTCCGTCCTTCACCTCCGCCGACGCCAGATGGACACTCCTCAACAAGATTGACCTCTTGCCCACCCCGGGCGACTGGGTGAACGACACGCTCCCGCTAATCTGGGCACCGGACGTCCACTTCAtcccccaaaccaaaacctaCGTGATGTACTACTCGGGCCGCCTCTCGGGCTCGCCATACCACTGCATCGGCGTGGCGgtctccaaaacctccatcTTGGGTCCTtacaccccccaccctcaccccttTGCCTGCCCGGACCACGACGGCGGAGCGATTGACTCGTCTGGGTTTTTCGACGCCGAAACTAACAGGCGGTATGTAATCTACAAGGTCGACGGCAGCGccaaaggaaagggggggcCGTGCGGCAACGGGGACAAGCCTGGGTTTCCCACGCCGTTTGTACTCCAAGAGGTGGACATTAGCGATGGGTTCACGCCTGTTGGTCCGGCGACGACGGTGTTGGATAGGATACCCGAGATTGATGGGCCGTTGATCGAGGCGCCGAATTTGGTCAAGACGAAGCGGGGGAGGTACGTTTTGTTTTATAGCTCGCATTGTTACAATACGGTGGAGTATGATGTTAGGTATGCGGTGGCGGAGAATATCAAGGGGCcgtgggtgaggatgggggagttgaTTGGGCGGGCGACCCAGGATTATGGGTTTGTGGCTCCGGGGGGGGCGAGTGCGGTtcaggggggggagggggggatggtgtttCATGCGGATTGCGAGGCGGGGAGGTGCATGTATGAGACtagttggggggttggggagaagggggaagtGGTGTTGAGTGATGCGTGA